CGAAATGGACGGATTGAAGACATCGCTGAAGCTTCCTCGGCCGGTACGATTATTCCGAAGGATCTGCCGGTGGCGGTGTTGCTGAATCAATATAGCGCCAGCGCCAGCGAAATCGTCGCCGCCTGTCTACAAGACCATGATCGGGCGGTGATCATTGGCCAACGTTCGTGGGGCAAAGGGACGGTGCAAAGCATCTTCCCGCTCGATCGTCAGCAGCGAGCGCTAAAGATCACGACCGCCACCTATTGGCGCCCCAGCGAACAGAACATTCATCGCTTCCCCGATTTTACCGATGAAGACTCGTGGGGCGTCTCGCCGAACGAAGGGTACGCGGTTCCACTGGCCGACGAAGAACTGAAAAACATGCTCCGCTCACGCAGCTTCCGCGACGTCGATCGTTCGAACATCGCCGATCAGGCGGCTATTGACGCGCGGGAAAAATCGGACGAAGAAATCGAGTTGGAGGATTTCGTCGACCCGCAGTTGCAGAAGGCGGTGGAGTATATTCAATCACGTCTGAAAGACTCGGTCGCGCTGCGCTAGGAAGCGGCGTGACCTCGTTGTCGACGGCGCATCGCGGATAGAGGGTATATCTTTTCAGCGATTTACAAACGCGTTTGTAAATTCTCTCAAAGACTTTTCCGCCAGTTCGCGTCTTGCCGGCAAGGCGATCTTTTCCGTAGGACTCTTCTCACCCGAGAGAATTCGGCTCTTTTTTAAAGTCTTCGCGATTTTCGCTCAAGTTGGCGAAAACGGCGCCGCGGTTGCTTAGATGGAAAGGCATCGAGAGCACACGATGGCCTTCTAGCGGAGCACCCCCTATGGTAATGAATATCGACGCGTGGGACCTGGTTGGGAACCGAACGACCTCTCCCAATCGGGCGTTCATTTCGTCCAGCTACGTCTCGCATCTCCTGAAGACGCTCCATGAGATTGAGCGTTGTGGAGAGCTGGTCGCCGAAGAATCGGACGAAGCGGACATGCCGCTGGAAACGACGACGCCCAATTTTGCGCCGCCGGTTCGCTTCGATCGTTGGTTGACCAATCCCAAAGGGGACGAAGACATTTAAGCTTCGTCCGAGACTTAGGGACTAACAGTCCGTTGATTTTCTCAACGGGCTGCTGGATCGCAGGGATGCGATCCCAAAATAGCGACGGAAGTCGTTATTTTGCGAGCCGCGAAGAGCTATGCTCTGAGCCTGGCGAGGTTGGAAAATGCCACGAGGGCATTTTTCAACAGGCGGCTAAGCCATCGCCAGCGTGCCGATCTCACGCAGCTTGCTTTCGATCTGCTCGCTGGTGAACGGCTTGGTCACGTACGACTCGCAGCCGAGCATGAACGCTTGGACGCAACTGCGACTGTCGCGCGACGCCGTGATCATCACCACTTTCGTACCGTCGCTACCGGCCAGGCCCATCTCATCCTCGGCCGAGCGAAGCGCCCGCAGCAGATCTTTGCCGCCGCTGCCCGGCATGATCATATCGACGAACGCCACATCGTAGCGCTTGTGATCGTCGTTGGCGCCCAAGATCATTCGCAGACCCGTATCGGCGTCGGCCGCTTCGTCGCACTCGCCGAACGGAGTCAACATCTCAGCCAGGATCGCTCGCGTGATGCGATCATCGTCGATCACCAGAAATCGCATCGGGCGAACCGGGGTACCAGCAAAAGATTCGTTGTTGGCGGTGGTCATGAGAGTGGTTCCAGAATGAGCGTGCGCAAAAATCGGCCAAAACAATCGTCGCAAGAGGTCATACTCGGCGACAGGGCGATACGCATTCGATCGTTCGGATCATGCAATACTCTCGTCTGTTCTGGTGCGAATCGGCAGAACGCCAACCGAAGCTGACGCATCGAAACTATAGGACAAGAAGCCCCTAGGGGCCCGAAGTTTTGTCGTGCGAGAGTAGTTTCCGCAAATGAATCTCGACCGATTCGGCCAGTTTGTCCGGATTGTAGCCCCCCTCCAGCAAAGAGACCAGTTTTCCGCCGGAATAGGCGGCCGCTGCGTCGAGTACGATTTGCGACAATTCTCCGAAATCTTCCGATTCTAGGCCGAGATTGCCGACCGGATCAGCTGCATGCGCATCGAACCCAGCGCTCAGCAGAATTAGTTGCGGTTGTACCTTCGCCGTGAATTCTTCCAGCGCTTGGGCGAATTTCGTGATAAAGTCGCGCCGCTCGATACCAAATTTCAGCGGCAAATTGCGGGTATAGCCAAGTCCGACGCCTTGGCCGATCTCCATCGAGTCGCCGGTGCCGGGATAAAACGGGAACCGATGACTGGAGAGAAAACCGACCCGCTCACTCTCCCAGAAGGCGTCCTGGGTCCCGTTTCCGTGGTGCACGTCCCAGTCGATGATCAGTACGCGATCGACGTCCAGGTTCGTCAAAGCGTATTGGGCGGCAATCGCCGCGTTGTTAAACAGGCAGAAGCCCATCGGCATCGTCGGGGTCGCATGGTGTCCCGGCGGACGGACCAGGGCGAGGGCGTTTTTCGCTTCGCCGGCTAAAACGCGGCGAGTTGCTTCAATCGCGGCGCCGACCGCCCGCGTGGCGACATGGTACGAATCGTGAGAAACCGCCGTGTCGACCTCAATACGGCCCCCTCCCTTTAGGGAGAACCCTTCGACCGAAGTCCGCATCGCCGCGGTATGCACCAGCTGGATTTCGGCCGAAGTCGCATGACCCCACTCGGGACGCCGGCATTGGTCGATCAGGCCTGATTTTTCGAGTCGCTCGGTCACCGCGACCAGCCGCTGAGCCGATTCGGGGTGGTGTCCGGTTTCGTGCTCGAGGAACTCGTGATCACTGTAGAGTAGGGTCATGCGAATCGTAGGGGGTGAGCAAAAGGCGTACCGCTTGCATTTAAATTGACAGACTCCCCATTCCGCAAGTAGTCTGAATAGAAGCCGGACCTTTTCCGTACTAAACTGCGGCGGGCAAATCGGTTAGGTTAAGCCTAATCTGGCTAGACCTCCTCCTCTTACTTTTCTGGCATTCGCCGACGTATTCGGATCAGGGTGGAAATCATGAAATTGCACGGATTGGCTATCGCTTTTGCGTTCTCTCTCGTCCTATGTGGCAGCGTTGACGCACAGCAATACAAAGTCATCCCCATGAACGTTCCGGAACTAAACCCGGACGAACCCAAAATGCGGGCCGGGGTGACCACCGCGCGGATTGAGGTGCAAGAGTATACCCGCCGCAAGCCGTTGGATGACGCCGGTAAGCAATTGTTGACTCGTTACTTCATGGGGGCGTACTTTCCCAGTTGGACCGTGCCGGCCAATTGGACGACTGTTGATCAGAAACGCAGCGACTTCATGCGTAACTACAACGGTTCGCTCGATACCCAGATGAGCACGCGGAAGGAACTGAACCGCCTGACGTTGCAAGCGATGTCGGAAATGATCAAGCCCGACTACCATCCGGTGGTCCGTTACAACGCGATGATGTTGATCGGCGACCTGAACGCTCAGGAATATAGCCTGGGAGACAACCTTCCGGTTTGTCCCTACCACGCGTCGCTCGACGTGATGTTGAAGACGCTGGAAGACCCGAAGGCGGACGACGTGGTGAAGGTTGGCGCCATGCTGGGCGTGTTGCGACATGCCCGCTTCGCGCAGAGCGTGCCGAAGCCGGCAGGCGAAGCGGTTACGATCGCCGACATCCAGCGCATGACCAAAGCGGTCGAGCAAGTCATTACCAGCAAACCGACCGAAGGACGTTCGCCCGACGCCCACCAATGGGTGCAGCGCCGTGCGATGGACCTGGTGCAGGCGTTCTCTGGCGGCTACAGCAGCTTGCTTTCTCAGGGAGGCAACCAGAGCGCCAGCGGGGAGATTCGCCAGTCGCTCGAAGCGATCGCCAAATCGCTCGGTGAGACGGTCGAAGATGAAAATGCTGACAAGTCGTTGCGAATTGACGCTGCGTTGACGCTGGCTGCGATGCCGACCGACGATGGCGTGAAGAAGAGCTTCGACCCGAACGTGCAAATCGGCCTGGTCGCCAAGTTGGCCGCCAAAGCGGTTGACGACGACGTCACCTGGTTCAACGACAAAATCAAAGAGATGAAGATGGGCGGATCGTATGGCGGTCCTGGCGGCGACATGATGTACCGTCCAGCTCCAGCGATGGAATATGGCGGTTATGGTGCGGAAGAGATGATGAGCCCCGACGGCAGACCATCGAAGCCGAAGAAATTCGTCAACACCAACCCGCCACTGCATAGCCTACAGTTGACCTTCCGCCGACGCGTCAAATCGGACGTCGACGCACTGAAGGTCAGCCTGGTCGGAAGCGACGGCAAGCTGGAAGACCCGCGCAGCCTGACGAGCGGCTTGATCCGCTTCGTGCCGTCGGCCGAAGAGCAAGCGGCGATCATCGACCTCGCCAATGCGATGGACGAAGTGGTCAAAGCGGCCGACGCCGAGACGGATGACAATAGGATGGGTAACGCTGGCCCCGGCGGCTTCCAAACTTCGACCGGTGCGATGGACCCCTATCTCCCGTACGAAGAACTGGCCAAGAACGTTAAAGACAAACAGGCCAAGGTCGAACGGCTAGCCAACAAGTTGGCGGCTGGCGCTGGCGTCGCCGCGACCGATGCCGCCGCCGACGCAGGCGTGCCCAGCGCCGACATGCCGTTTGGCGCCGTTCCTGGTATGGGCCCGATGGGAGCTGCTCCCGCTGGCGGTCCGAAAGGCCCTGCCGCTCCGGCGACTCCGATGGGAGCGAAGCCGTAGCCGGCGATTGCTCTTGCCTACTGGCCGATAGATAGCTATCAACAGCCGCCGAGGTTTCCTCCTACGAGCGGCTGTTTTTATGCTAGCACTGCGCACATTCGCGATTCTCTTGCCGGTAGCCCTGGCGACGACCGGATGCTTCGCGCTGCGCCACACGGCCAAAACGCCGCCGATTGCTCAAGCGGAAGACGACTTCGACGCTCTGCTGGCCGCATCCAAGCAGACTGTTCCAAACAAGAGCGAAGCTGAACCGCCGCCACAGACCGAGATTTCTCGCAAACTAAAAATCGCCAATGCCGAGCGGCGACTAACGGCGACGATTCAATTGCCGTCCAAGTCAGGTCTCCGCGGCAAAGAGGTAGAAACCGACGGCTGGCGGCTAACCGCGACCGACCGGCGATTTCTGAATCCCTTTTTTCGCCAGCCGCATTGGCGACATCGCGAATTAGATTCGGTCCTGGGCGATCCGCAGCGGGACGAAATCTTGCTGGCCGCCGCCGAAGCGGAGATTCCGCAAATCCAGGCGACCGCCGCGATTGGACAGGCGCGGCTGGGCGTTGTCGACGCCGACATCCTGGTCGAGACGGTCGAAAACCGCGAGCTCGCCACGTCGACCCGCTGCGCCGCACTCGAGATGTTGGCCTTGTCTGGTCAGGCTGCCGCAATTGACCAGCTCTACCAGTCGCGCGACGAGTGGATGGCGCCTTTGGAGACGACGCCCGCCGAGCTGATCAACGCCGAGAAGCTGGAGACCGAACTGATGCACGCCCTGGCAATGCGGAAAAATGTTCGGGATGACGACCGTCTGCTCGAAGCGTTGGCGTCCAATTACGACGATGTCCGCGCCGCCGCGCTCGATGCGATGTATCTCGATTGGCACGGCACGTTGCCGCCGGAGGCCCAACTGCTGTTGGAAGACAAGTCCGAGATGGTCGCTTCCGCCGCTCGGCGAACCGCGGCGCCTTTCGATGTGCTTTCCCGCTGCTACGCATCGGCTTCGATGAGCCGCCGACGCGACGCCGTCTATGGAATGGCCCGATTGGGAGATCAGGCCTCACTCGACGCGTTGGGTGGGATCGACGACAACGCGCCGGTGGTCTGTCTGATTGCAGCGATCGACGTCTGGGTGATCCAGGGCGAGTTCGATCGGATCGCCGATTTCGCATTGCACGACGAGCATCGCGTCCGCTGCGCCGTTGCCGAACAATTGGCGCTCGATCGGGATCGGCAGATGCAGGCGATCGCTGCGAAACTGCTGAACGACTCAAGTCCCCAGGTACGTGATAGCGCCCTCGATTCGCTCCAACAATGGCCGCCGCAAGCCGCGACCGAGGTGATGCTCGCGGCGCTACAGACCAGTGAATCTAGCTACGCCAGTAAGGCGATCGCCAAACGACTCGCCACTCTGCTTGGCGAGCCGCTACCGGCAGTCGATGAGACGCCGCAGCAGACTCTCGCCCGGCTTCAGAAAGCGACGCGGTCCAAGTTCGGCGAATCGACCGAAAGTGTCGAGTCCCCCCTGAAGCGAGATATCTCACATCAGGCTGCGCTCGAAATGCTCATGCTCGTCCACCAATACGAACAAGCTGCTGCGCCCGCGGAAGCTTCCGCCATTCGTCGGCAGCTGTTGAATGATCGCGAAACGTTGCTGGAGACGCTCGACTACCTTGCCCCTGAATTGCAGCACGTGCCGCTTCCCCGCCTGCGGTCGACCATTCTGCCAGAGCTGAACGCCGACTTTGCCGACTGGAAACAGGCTCAGGAGCAGAACGATATGCTGCGGGTATCGGCGCTCCGATCGCTGGCTGCAGCAAGTCGCAAGCACAAGCTGAATCAGTACCTGCTGGAACAAATTGCCCTCGCATGTCGCTTGGATGCCGCCGAGGAGGAAATGCACGCCATCCTCGAACTCGTCCAGCAGGACAGTCGCCCAGCGGCGACCCGGATCGTCGGCTTGGCGCTGCACCATCGGGCGGCGACGATTCGCCGTCAGGCTGTCGCCTGGTGCGAGCGGTTTACCAATTACGGCTATGGGGAAATTCTTTCGACCATGGTCAGCGACCAGGATCGTGGCGTTCGTCTGGCATCGGCGATGACGCTGCGGTATTACCCCGGCCCCTCGACCGAGCTGGCGCTGAAGCAGACGCTGGCCGACGACGACGCTGAACTGGCGGTTACCGCGGCTGGATCGCTCGCCTATTTGCATAGTGCGGATGGCGTCGACGCGTTGCACCGCTTCTCGCTCGATCGTGTCGAAAGGACTCGTCGACTCGCCGTTCAGGCGATGGGAACCAGCGGTGAAGAGGCGTTTATCCCGACGTTGATTCGGCTACTAGGCGACTCGAAAAGCGTCCAGCATGCGTCGCTGGAGGCTTTGCCGCTAGTCGTCGGCGAAGATGTCGCCGCCCGAGAAAAAGGGTTCCGCGACGTCAACTCACAAGTCGCCGCCTGGCAGTCGTGGTACGCCGTAACAGTCCGTTGAGAAAATCAACGGACTGCTAACCCAAGAGATGGCTTATTCCGCGGGGATCGCCGCTGCGGTTTCTTTCTGCGGCGCCGCCAGCAACATGCAGCCAAGGGCGTACGTGCCGAAGATCGCTCCACAGAAGACGAGATCACCGGTCAGCGTGTAGCGGAAGAAGGGAAGGGCGGCGACGTAACATTCGACCAGCCCAGCCAGGTTAGGTTCGTACATCGGCAACCCCAAGCCGGCCGCGGTTGCGGTCCAGACGGCGAAGTTGCTCACCAGGAAGAACAGCACTGCGCCGGCAATCGAAGCGCCCCCGACCATTAGGCCAGTCGAAAGTTTGGCCAACCAACTGTTCAACTGCGGCTGAAAGCGGCGGACGGCGATTCCCAGGAAGACCGGCAGCGACAGCCCGGCATACACGGCCAACATCACGGGCCAGGAATAGGCGCCAATGACCAGATCGCTGAAAGTGGTAATCCCGATCGGAACCAGCAGCGCCCAGCGAACGTTAGAGAGCTTGTACCCGGCGAACAGGGCGAGAGCCGCGGTCGGAGCGACGTTCGGATAACCGACCAGCATCCAGCGGAGCGATACCCCAAGGGAGACCAGCAGCAGGACCAACAGCAGTTGTTCAACGGTTTCTTTTTTCATCTTCTGCTCGCATCGACACATGAGTAAGGCCCCATCTTACACGTTTATTCGTATCGCTGAAATCGCCAGAGGATGACGTCGTTGGGCGCGACTTCGACCAGTTCACAGCTTTGTTTCGCCAACTTGTCGTTGATGCGGAGAATCCAATTTCGCCCATTTCCCTCGTTTTTTTGCCTGTCGAGCGAAAAAACGAACCGCGTCGCGCCCGATCCACGACTTTGCAGCGCGAAACCGCGGGGATGCTTGCTGGCCGCGGTGGTGACCGAAAAGGCGTTGGCCTCCTCCTTCCAGGGAATCTGCGTGTACCGTTTTTCGCTGCCGTCGCCGAAATCGAGGACGACCTGGACCGTTTTTTCAGGTTCTGCTGCGAGCGACGCGCCGGAAACCGCGGCTAGCGTCAAGACAAGTCCGAAAAACAGGCAGCGCGAAACCATGCGGCAACATCCTTCTAATTAGGGCGAGTGAGCGACGGGCGATCATTTTAGCCCGAAACGCCGCCGCTCGCGAGACAGTTGGGGCGGGTACACGGCTTGCCTGAAACGCTATAATTCCTTCGATGAATTTACCTTACGTCGCTGCAGTATCGCACCGACGATTTGGATTACTCGCGCAGAAGGACGCCGCTCGATGTTACCGACCGCAACGATTGAGCTTTCGTTTCCCCAGGCCGGTATCGCCCAGCTGATCTTTAACGACCCAACCAAGGGCGCCAATATTCTCAGCCGCTCGGTGCTGGACGAATTGGAGAAGCACCTCGACGAGATCGACGGTTGCGACGACATTTACGGCTTGGTGATCGTCTCGGGCAAGCCAGAGATCTTTATCGCTGGCGCCGATATTCGCGAGTTCGTCGCGTCAGTCGACGCCCCCAAGCAGGAGATCGCCGCGATGAGCCAGCGCGGGCAACAGTTGTTTGCCCGACTGTCTAGCAGCCGCTATCTGAGCGTCGCCGCGATTGACGGCGTCTGCGTCGGTGGTGGCGCCGAATTGGCGGTCTGGTGCGATCGCCGGATTCTCTCGACCGGCCCGAAAACGGAACTCGGCTTCCCCGAAGTCAAACTCGGCATCTTCCCCGGTTGGGGAGGAACGGTTCGTTTACCCCGAATTGTGGGGCTAAGCAACGCAGTCGAAATGATCACCAGCGGCGATTCGGTCGCCGCCGCCGCGGCCGCCAAAATGGGCCTGGCTGATGATGTGACGTCGCCGGATGACCTGGTCGCCGCCGCGATTCGGATGATTGACCAAGAAAAAGAGACGAAGAGCTACCTGCCGGAGCGCGAAGTCCGCAGCGGCGCGATTTCGCTCAGCGAGACGGAGCTTGGCTTCCTGGGAGCGACCGCCTCGGCCTATATCCAAGGCCAAACCAAGGGGCAGTATCCAGCGCCGTTGGCGGCGCTGGAAGTATTGCTCGGCGGCGCGATGATGGATGCGGCTGCTGCGCTGGAAATGGAGGCGACCGGCCTGGCGGGACTGTTCGGCACGCCGGTCAACGCCGCGCTGATGAACGTCTTCTTCCTGACCGATCGCAACAAGAAGGATGTGGGAGTCGAGGACTCGCACGTCGAAAAGACGAAGATCAACTCGGTCAGCGTGATCGGCGCCGGCA
This sequence is a window from Blastopirellula retiformator. Protein-coding genes within it:
- a CDS encoding response regulator, producing MTTANNESFAGTPVRPMRFLVIDDDRITRAILAEMLTPFGECDEAADADTGLRMILGANDDHKRYDVAFVDMIMPGSGGKDLLRALRSAEDEMGLAGSDGTKVVMITASRDSRSCVQAFMLGCESYVTKPFTSEQIESKLREIGTLAMA
- a CDS encoding histone deacetylase family protein → MTLLYSDHEFLEHETGHHPESAQRLVAVTERLEKSGLIDQCRRPEWGHATSAEIQLVHTAAMRTSVEGFSLKGGGRIEVDTAVSHDSYHVATRAVGAAIEATRRVLAGEAKNALALVRPPGHHATPTMPMGFCLFNNAAIAAQYALTNLDVDRVLIIDWDVHHGNGTQDAFWESERVGFLSSHRFPFYPGTGDSMEIGQGVGLGYTRNLPLKFGIERRDFITKFAQALEEFTAKVQPQLILLSAGFDAHAADPVGNLGLESEDFGELSQIVLDAAAAYSGGKLVSLLEGGYNPDKLAESVEIHLRKLLSHDKTSGP
- a CDS encoding HEAT repeat domain-containing protein, coding for MLALRTFAILLPVALATTGCFALRHTAKTPPIAQAEDDFDALLAASKQTVPNKSEAEPPPQTEISRKLKIANAERRLTATIQLPSKSGLRGKEVETDGWRLTATDRRFLNPFFRQPHWRHRELDSVLGDPQRDEILLAAAEAEIPQIQATAAIGQARLGVVDADILVETVENRELATSTRCAALEMLALSGQAAAIDQLYQSRDEWMAPLETTPAELINAEKLETELMHALAMRKNVRDDDRLLEALASNYDDVRAAALDAMYLDWHGTLPPEAQLLLEDKSEMVASAARRTAAPFDVLSRCYASASMSRRRDAVYGMARLGDQASLDALGGIDDNAPVVCLIAAIDVWVIQGEFDRIADFALHDEHRVRCAVAEQLALDRDRQMQAIAAKLLNDSSPQVRDSALDSLQQWPPQAATEVMLAALQTSESSYASKAIAKRLATLLGEPLPAVDETPQQTLARLQKATRSKFGESTESVESPLKRDISHQAALEMLMLVHQYEQAAAPAEASAIRRQLLNDRETLLETLDYLAPELQHVPLPRLRSTILPELNADFADWKQAQEQNDMLRVSALRSLAAASRKHKLNQYLLEQIALACRLDAAEEEMHAILELVQQDSRPAATRIVGLALHHRAATIRRQAVAWCERFTNYGYGEILSTMVSDQDRGVRLASAMTLRYYPGPSTELALKQTLADDDAELAVTAAGSLAYLHSADGVDALHRFSLDRVERTRRLAVQAMGTSGEEAFIPTLIRLLGDSKSVQHASLEALPLVVGEDVAAREKGFRDVNSQVAAWQSWYAVTVR
- a CDS encoding DUF6580 family putative transport protein, translating into MKKETVEQLLLVLLLVSLGVSLRWMLVGYPNVAPTAALALFAGYKLSNVRWALLVPIGITTFSDLVIGAYSWPVMLAVYAGLSLPVFLGIAVRRFQPQLNSWLAKLSTGLMVGGASIAGAVLFFLVSNFAVWTATAAGLGLPMYEPNLAGLVECYVAALPFFRYTLTGDLVFCGAIFGTYALGCMLLAAPQKETAAAIPAE
- a CDS encoding DUF4430 domain-containing protein → MVSRCLFFGLVLTLAAVSGASLAAEPEKTVQVVLDFGDGSEKRYTQIPWKEEANAFSVTTAASKHPRGFALQSRGSGATRFVFSLDRQKNEGNGRNWILRINDKLAKQSCELVEVAPNDVILWRFQRYE